Proteins encoded by one window of Cannabis sativa cultivar Pink pepper isolate KNU-18-1 chromosome 4, ASM2916894v1, whole genome shotgun sequence:
- the LOC133037209 gene encoding pentatricopeptide repeat-containing protein At4g39620, chloroplastic has translation MSLSFSQSLQPSNFPFTHSYAQNYSFSQLWFPSTSLPDRPISTISCVSTRPRRKATVRNDNSETLELVRILIRSFSDKEPLVKTLNKYVKIVRTEHCFLLFEELGKSDKWLQCLEVFRWMQKQRWYIADNGVYSKLISVMGRKGQTRMAMWLFSEMRNSGCRPDTSVYNSVITAHLHSRDKSKALAKAIGYFEKMKGMERCQPNIVTYNILLRAFAQSRKVQQVNALFKDLDESIVSPDIYTYNGVMDAYGKNGMIREMESVLAMMKSNQTKPDIITFNLLIDSYGKKQEFEKMDQVFKSLLRSRESPTLPTFNSMIINYGKARQLEKAEDVYAKMTDMKYTPSFITYESLIMMYGLCDCVSRAQEIFDKLCESKKEIKPSTLNAMLDVYCMNGLPTEAHKLFESAKSKGVAPNASTYKLLYKAYTKANMKELVENLLKHMERDGIVPNKRFFLDALGAFFSSKPISGSTNSTAAETEKDVKA, from the exons ATGTCCCTAAGCTTTTCACAATCTCTTCAACCTTCCAATTTCCCCTTCACCCATTCTTACGCTCAGAATTACAGCTTCTCCCAGTTATGGTTTCCAAGCACCTCTCTTCCGGACAGACCCATATCGACAATCTCGTGCGTATCGACTCGACCCAGAAGAAAAGCCACCGTAAGAAACGATAACTCGGAGACTTTGGAGTTGGTTCGCATACTCATCAGGAGTTTCAGTGACAAGGAGCCATTGGTGAAGACGCTTAACAAGTATGTCAAAATTGTTAGAACGGAACACTGTTTTCTTCTTTTTGAAGAACTTGGGAAGAGCGATAAGTGGCTTCAGTGCCTTGAG GTGTTTAGATGGATGCAGAAACAGCGATGGTATATAGCTGATAATGGTGTGTATTCGAAACTTATATCAGTTATGGGAAGAAAAGGGCAAACGAGAATGGCCATGTGGCTCTTCTCCGAGATGCGAAACAGCGGCTGCAGGCCTGATACTTCTGTTTACAACTCTGTGATAACAGCCCATCTCCACTCCAGGGACAAATCAAAGGCTTTGGCGAAAGCTATTGGCTATTTTGAGAAGATGAAAGGTATGGAAAGGTGTCAACCCAACATTGTCACATACAACATTCTTTTGAGAGCTTTTGCTCAATCTCGAAAGGTGCAGCAAGTTAATGCCTTGTTTAAAGATCTTGATGAGAGCATTGTTTCCCCTGATATCTACACCTACAACGGTGTGATGGATGCATATGGGAAAAATGGGATGATCAGAGAAATGGAATCTGTTCTAGCTATGATGAAAAGCAATCAGACCAAACCTGATATAATCACATTTAACTTACTTATCGATTCGTATGGGAAGAAACAGGAATTTGAGAAGATGGATCAGGTGTTTAAGAGCTTACTGCGCTCCAGGGAAAGCCCAACATTGCCTACATTCAATTCAATGATCATAAACTATGGAAAGGCACGCCAATTGGAAAAGGCAGAAGATGTATATGCGAAGATGACTGATATGAAGTACACGCCGAGTTTCATCACATATGAGAGTCTTATAATGATGTATGGGCTGTGTGACTGTGTTTCCCGGGCTCAGGAAATCTTTGACAAGTTGTGTGAATCTAAGAAGGAGATTAAGCCTTCAACATTGAATGCGATGCTCGATGTTTATTGCATGAATGGCTTGCCAACAGAAGCTCATAAGCTTTTTGAGAGTGCAAAGAGTAAAGGCGTTGCCCCAAACGCGTCTACATATAAGCTTCTTTACAAAGCTTACACTAAAGCCAACATGAAGGAGCTTGTGGAGAACCTGTTGAAGCATATGGAGAGAGATGGCATTGTTCCTAATAAGAGGTTCTTCTTAGACGCATTAGGAGCATTTTTCTCTTCAAAACCAATATCAGGCTCTACAAATTCCACAGCTGCAGAGACAGAGAAAGATGTAAAAGCTTAA
- the LOC133037451 gene encoding uncharacterized protein LOC133037451, whose translation MMKHIATFLVLIVVLLSSTSKATSSGDDNSHKAWNLCKGKKIHNAPFYCKQPECSQLCGDIHPSIRGFGSCRNEVCQCLFFCPANKNLRKDFIKANKLSNITKLPKMSSSSSSSSSSSPTSKHIKKP comes from the exons atgatgaAACACATTGCTACATTTCTAGTTCTCATCGTGGTTCTCCTCTCCTCTACATCTAAAG CAACGAGTAGTGGTGATGACAACAGCCACAAGGCGTGGAACCTATGCAAAGGAAAGAAGATTCACAACGCACCGTTTTACTGTAAACAACCAGAGTGCAGCCAGCTATGTGGAGACATTCATCCAAGCATAAGAGGTTTCGGAAGCTGTAGAAATGAAGTTTGCCAGTGTCTCTTCTTTTGCCCTGCTAACAAAAACTTAAGGAAAGACTTCATCAAGGCTAATAAACTATCCAACATCACAAAACTACCTAAGatgtcttcatcatcatcatcatcttcttcctcttcGCCTACTTCTAAACATATTAAGAAGCCTTGA